A region of Pyxidicoccus parkwaysis DNA encodes the following proteins:
- a CDS encoding glutathione peroxidase yields the protein MRILPTLTVLAALAVTPALAADKSAKPTPTPTPAPAAKAEPQSEKKPMSFHDLTANRLDGTPEKLSEFQGKVVLVVNTASQCGYTPQYAGLEKLYQDYKDKGVVVVGFPSNDFGGQEPGSAEEIKKFCELRYKVTFPMFEKVKTKGDGQSPVYEFLARNHPAPKWNFHKYVVGKDGQVKAAFPSAVTPDSAELKSAIDGALSQK from the coding sequence ATGCGAATCCTCCCCACCCTGACCGTCCTCGCGGCGCTCGCCGTCACCCCGGCGCTCGCCGCGGACAAGTCCGCGAAGCCCACTCCCACCCCCACGCCGGCCCCCGCCGCCAAGGCCGAGCCCCAGAGCGAGAAGAAGCCCATGTCCTTCCATGACCTCACGGCCAACCGCCTCGACGGCACGCCCGAGAAGCTCTCGGAGTTCCAGGGCAAGGTCGTCCTCGTGGTGAATACCGCGTCGCAGTGCGGCTACACGCCGCAGTACGCGGGCCTGGAGAAGCTGTACCAGGACTACAAGGACAAGGGCGTCGTGGTGGTGGGCTTCCCGTCCAACGACTTCGGCGGGCAGGAGCCGGGCAGCGCGGAGGAGATCAAGAAGTTCTGCGAGCTGCGCTACAAGGTCACCTTCCCCATGTTCGAGAAGGTGAAGACGAAGGGTGACGGCCAGTCCCCCGTCTACGAGTTCCTCGCGCGCAACCACCCCGCGCCCAAGTGGAACTTCCACAAGTACGTGGTGGGCAAGGACGGCCAGGTGAAGGCCGCCTTCCCGAGCGCGGTGACACCCGACAGCGCCGAATTGAAGTCGGCCATCGACGGCGCGCTCTCGCAGAAGTAG
- a CDS encoding DUF5996 family protein, whose translation MAFASTPDLETREAVWPELPLEAWQDTQATLHRYTQILGKVKLALTPLVNHYWNVTFRVTARGMTTGLIPYGTGAFEVDFDFLVHELAFRTTGGETRVLGLEPRPVDEFYRDVMATLRSLGVEVRIWDVPVEIPDDTTRFSEDRHHASYQPEYVQRWWRALLQASLVLEEFRSRFTGKCSPVHFFWGSFDLAVTRFSGRRAPERPGADIITQESYCEEVCSAGFWTGNPQTKGAAFYCYAAPEPQGFSTASVRPAEARYDTGFKEYLLSYDDVRRADDPKAYLLDFFQSAYDACAELGRWDRPRLERPLYLPEHPSGARAADTSAMLPEQPST comes from the coding sequence ATGGCCTTCGCTTCGACGCCTGACCTGGAGACGCGGGAGGCGGTGTGGCCGGAATTGCCGCTGGAGGCCTGGCAGGACACGCAGGCCACGCTGCACCGGTACACGCAAATCCTCGGCAAGGTGAAGCTGGCGCTCACCCCGCTGGTGAACCACTACTGGAACGTGACGTTCCGCGTGACGGCGCGGGGCATGACGACGGGGCTCATCCCCTACGGCACCGGTGCCTTCGAGGTGGATTTCGACTTCCTCGTGCACGAGCTCGCCTTCCGCACGACTGGCGGAGAGACGCGCGTGCTCGGGCTGGAGCCGAGGCCCGTGGACGAGTTCTACCGGGACGTCATGGCGACGCTGCGCTCGCTCGGCGTCGAGGTGCGCATCTGGGACGTGCCCGTCGAGATTCCCGACGACACCACCCGCTTCAGCGAGGACCGGCACCACGCCAGCTACCAGCCGGAGTACGTGCAGCGCTGGTGGCGGGCCCTGCTCCAGGCGTCGCTGGTGCTCGAGGAGTTCCGCTCGCGCTTCACCGGCAAGTGCAGCCCCGTGCACTTCTTCTGGGGGAGCTTCGACCTGGCGGTGACGCGCTTCTCCGGCCGCCGTGCGCCAGAGCGCCCGGGCGCGGACATCATCACCCAGGAGTCGTATTGCGAGGAGGTGTGCAGCGCCGGCTTCTGGACGGGCAACCCGCAGACGAAGGGCGCCGCCTTCTACTGCTACGCCGCGCCGGAGCCGCAGGGCTTCTCCACCGCGAGCGTCCGTCCCGCCGAGGCCCGCTACGACACGGGCTTCAAGGAGTACCTGCTGTCATACGACGACGTGCGGAGGGCCGACGACCCGAAGGCCTACCTGCTCGACTTCTTCCAGAGCGCCTACGACGCCTGCGCGGAGCTGGGGCGGTGGGACCGGCCCCGGCTGGAGCGCCCGCTGTACCTGCCTGAGCATCCGAGCGGGGCCCGTGCCGCGGACACGTCGGCCATGCTTCCGGAGCAGCCCTCGACCTGA
- a CDS encoding YcaO-like family protein, whose translation MGVTRVARVTGLDRTGVEVACAVRPGGHVLQVCNGKGLTYSDASWGALLETAELWAAETVMPGRLVWGSRAELDGRLGSLWGAESLGSAGALVAPRLWSDGVRCAWREATDLFSGRSVWVPAQGIHVPPPDGPALGPVAAAWTSNGSGAHPDAGQALLHALLEATERDQLSRTLPEGWTEDVVRQRLLRPSELHEAAPRAAVLAESLKEQGFGVYLFDATPSKRTPGAVGLPVGAAVLVDLEEGPVPLTAGYACALGRDEALLKALLEAAQSRLTDIHGAREDVASSDREAARGFADACAQVRPRRRAGDMPDLGAHAKEASARKVRRVLTLLKRAGFSRAASVELDSPVSGLHVRRVVVPGMRISELL comes from the coding sequence ATGGGCGTCACGCGTGTAGCGCGTGTCACCGGACTGGACCGGACCGGTGTGGAGGTCGCGTGCGCCGTGAGGCCCGGCGGCCACGTGCTCCAGGTGTGCAACGGCAAGGGCCTCACGTACTCCGATGCTTCGTGGGGCGCGCTGCTGGAGACGGCCGAGTTGTGGGCGGCGGAGACGGTGATGCCGGGCCGGCTCGTGTGGGGCTCGCGCGCGGAGTTGGACGGACGGTTGGGCTCGCTGTGGGGCGCGGAGTCGCTCGGGTCCGCTGGAGCGCTCGTGGCGCCGCGCCTGTGGAGCGACGGAGTGCGGTGCGCCTGGCGTGAGGCCACGGACCTGTTCTCGGGGCGCTCGGTGTGGGTACCCGCGCAGGGCATTCACGTGCCGCCTCCAGATGGTCCCGCGCTGGGGCCCGTGGCGGCAGCGTGGACGAGCAACGGCTCGGGCGCGCACCCCGACGCGGGACAGGCCCTGCTGCACGCGCTGTTGGAGGCGACGGAGCGGGACCAGCTCTCCCGAACTCTGCCCGAGGGATGGACGGAGGACGTCGTACGGCAGCGCCTGCTGCGGCCCTCGGAGTTGCATGAGGCCGCGCCTCGCGCGGCGGTGCTTGCGGAGTCACTGAAGGAACAGGGCTTCGGCGTGTACCTCTTCGACGCGACGCCCTCGAAGCGCACGCCCGGCGCGGTGGGACTGCCGGTGGGCGCGGCGGTGCTGGTGGACCTGGAGGAGGGGCCTGTTCCGCTCACCGCGGGTTATGCGTGTGCGCTCGGGCGAGACGAGGCGCTGTTGAAGGCACTGCTGGAGGCAGCCCAATCGCGGCTGACGGACATCCACGGAGCGCGCGAGGACGTGGCTTCGTCGGACCGCGAGGCGGCACGAGGCTTCGCTGACGCCTGCGCGCAGGTGCGTCCGAGACGTCGGGCCGGGGACATGCCGGACCTGGGCGCGCACGCGAAGGAAGCGTCGGCCAGGAAGGTGCGGCGGGTGCTGACGCTGCTGAAGCGCGCGGGCTTCTCGCGAGCGGCCTCGGTGGAGCTGGATTCCCCCGTGTCCGGCCTGCACGTGCGGCGCGTAGTGGTGCCGGGCATGCGCATCTCGGAGCTCCTATGA
- a CDS encoding TfuA-like protein — MTRRTDALVVFLGPSLPAEEARKLAPCTVLPPARQGDVWRALGSRPRAIALVDGVFEAQPSVWHHEILAALEAGVAVFGGASMGALRAAELAPHGMVGVGRIFAWYRDGVVVDDSEVALLHADAEHGWRPLTVPLVNVRHVAELARAAKVLGRDAAHALVQEAEALFYQERTWPRLLERVRPSWPESTRAAWDAWFPKGNEDLKRLDAIACIQAAAEWVASGAPPLMGARQSPSSLVRRRRLVDDVTRVRAGTVSSGRVLDALREAPDAVELAEAGLRRALLAGQARTLGLSVTAAEVAEEEAAWWDAQGIPPGRREAHLAACGLDAIGLRKLCEELALERLVLANASRLLPDGPSWDEALAAEARLRGHWARAARDVAREDSEEPTGDVGSE; from the coding sequence ATGACGCGGCGAACGGATGCGCTGGTGGTCTTCCTCGGACCGTCTTTGCCTGCGGAAGAGGCGCGGAAGTTGGCACCGTGCACGGTGTTGCCTCCGGCGAGGCAGGGCGACGTATGGCGCGCACTGGGCTCACGGCCCCGGGCCATCGCCCTGGTGGACGGCGTCTTCGAGGCACAGCCGTCGGTGTGGCACCACGAAATCCTGGCGGCGCTGGAGGCGGGAGTCGCCGTCTTCGGTGGCGCGAGCATGGGCGCACTGCGCGCGGCGGAGCTGGCCCCGCACGGCATGGTCGGCGTGGGGCGCATCTTCGCGTGGTATCGGGATGGCGTCGTGGTGGACGACTCGGAGGTCGCGCTGCTGCACGCCGACGCGGAGCACGGCTGGCGGCCGCTCACGGTGCCGCTCGTCAACGTGCGGCACGTCGCGGAGCTCGCGAGAGCAGCGAAGGTGCTCGGGCGCGACGCGGCGCACGCGCTCGTGCAGGAGGCGGAGGCGCTCTTCTATCAGGAGCGCACCTGGCCCCGACTGCTGGAGCGCGTGCGTCCGAGCTGGCCGGAGTCCACGCGCGCCGCATGGGACGCCTGGTTCCCGAAGGGCAATGAAGACCTGAAGCGGCTCGACGCCATCGCCTGCATCCAGGCCGCGGCGGAGTGGGTGGCGTCAGGGGCGCCCCCTCTCATGGGCGCACGGCAGTCACCGTCGTCCCTCGTACGCCGCCGACGATTGGTGGACGACGTGACGCGAGTCCGAGCCGGCACGGTGTCCTCCGGGCGCGTGCTGGACGCGCTCCGCGAAGCCCCCGACGCGGTGGAGTTGGCCGAGGCGGGCCTGCGCCGCGCCCTGCTCGCGGGACAGGCGCGGACGCTGGGATTGAGCGTCACCGCCGCGGAGGTGGCCGAGGAAGAAGCCGCGTGGTGGGACGCGCAGGGCATCCCGCCCGGACGGCGCGAGGCGCATCTCGCCGCGTGCGGCCTGGATGCAATCGGGTTGCGAAAACTGTGCGAGGAGCTGGCACTGGAGCGGCTCGTCCTCGCGAATGCATCGCGCCTGCTGCCTGACGGTCCTTCCTGGGACGAGGCCCTGGCCGCCGAGGCTCGCCTGCGAGGGCACTGGGCTCGGGCCGCCAGGGATGTGGCGCGCGAGGACTCCGAGGAACCGACGGGGGACGTCGGGTCGGAGTGA
- a CDS encoding peroxiredoxin — MLAVGDAAPDFTATDCHGTPLRLSSLRGRRVILFFFPKAFTVGCTIENRAFRDNHQLVKSLGAELVGVSVDTQRIQCEFARKEDIHFSLLGDDSRDISRAYDVLWPVLNIDRRVTFIIAPDGRIEHIIRHEVRVYRHLDDVLHYLRAHPAPPAG; from the coding sequence ATGCTTGCCGTCGGAGACGCCGCGCCGGACTTCACCGCCACCGACTGTCACGGCACGCCCCTGCGCCTGTCCTCCCTGCGCGGCCGGCGCGTCATCCTCTTCTTCTTCCCCAAGGCCTTCACCGTCGGCTGCACCATCGAGAACCGGGCGTTCCGCGACAACCACCAGCTCGTGAAGTCACTCGGCGCCGAGCTCGTCGGCGTCTCCGTCGACACCCAGCGCATCCAGTGCGAGTTCGCCCGGAAGGAGGACATCCACTTCTCCCTCCTCGGTGACGACAGCCGCGACATCAGCCGCGCCTATGACGTCCTCTGGCCCGTGCTCAACATCGACCGGCGCGTCACCTTCATCATCGCCCCGGACGGCCGCATCGAGCACATCATCCGCCACGAGGTCCGCGTCTACCGCCACCTCGATGACGTGCTCCACTACCTGCGCGCCCACCCCGCACCGCCCGCCGGCTGA
- a CDS encoding TIGR02265 family protein, which produces MVTEGSGSRIKGGVLISRLNMLRHHGGQVRVDEVLRRLPPEDQALLRKMILPIAWYPMELNLRLDSAIAEVMSPEDKRRAFIDMGRASAEEALHGTQHVFVKPGDPQFLLSQAPQIYRFYYAVGSRTYEQAGANGAVLRTFGAENVTESDCLTIIGWHERAIELSGGRAVNTTHPLCRARGAPHCEYHFGWE; this is translated from the coding sequence ATGGTGACGGAAGGCTCTGGCTCTCGCATCAAGGGTGGGGTGCTCATCTCCCGGCTGAACATGCTGCGCCACCACGGCGGGCAGGTTCGGGTGGACGAGGTGCTGCGGCGGCTTCCGCCGGAGGACCAGGCATTGCTGCGGAAGATGATTCTTCCGATTGCCTGGTACCCGATGGAGCTGAACCTGCGGCTGGACTCGGCCATCGCGGAGGTCATGTCGCCGGAGGACAAGCGCAGGGCCTTCATCGACATGGGCCGCGCGTCCGCCGAGGAGGCGCTGCACGGGACGCAGCACGTCTTCGTGAAGCCGGGAGACCCGCAGTTCCTGCTGAGCCAGGCGCCGCAAATCTACCGCTTCTATTACGCGGTGGGCTCGCGCACGTACGAGCAGGCGGGCGCGAATGGCGCGGTGCTGCGCACGTTCGGCGCGGAGAACGTCACGGAGTCGGACTGCCTCACCATCATCGGCTGGCACGAGCGGGCCATCGAGCTGTCGGGCGGGCGGGCCGTCAACACCACGCACCCGCTGTGCCGTGCTCGGGGCGCGCCGCACTGCGAATACCACTTCGGGTGGGAGTGA
- a CDS encoding zf-HC2 domain-containing protein, with protein MAACPEYEVLLDVHATGGLEAEEAARVQAHVKSCDGCRAALASTVQLLGLAELPPLSAEEKAEVQELPRRTLSAWRRDAQHHGLRRRTLGSLAAAAAVVALMLLVPGRLHLFPGGAGTVTTPRTTTPTEASVSSTEVDPEAMAEIEAWAGLEPLDDDTDGLADDADLDEDLNFDLGETL; from the coding sequence ATGGCCGCGTGCCCTGAATACGAGGTGCTGCTGGACGTGCACGCCACGGGAGGCCTGGAGGCGGAGGAAGCCGCACGCGTCCAGGCGCACGTGAAGAGCTGCGACGGGTGCCGCGCGGCGCTCGCGTCGACGGTGCAACTGCTCGGGCTGGCGGAGCTGCCGCCCCTCTCCGCCGAGGAGAAGGCCGAGGTGCAGGAGCTGCCCCGACGCACGCTGTCCGCCTGGCGGCGGGACGCGCAGCACCACGGGCTGCGGCGAAGGACGCTGGGCTCGCTGGCCGCCGCGGCGGCGGTGGTGGCGCTGATGCTGCTGGTGCCCGGCAGGCTCCACCTCTTCCCCGGCGGCGCGGGCACGGTGACGACGCCGCGCACGACAACGCCCACCGAGGCGTCCGTGAGCTCCACCGAGGTGGACCCGGAGGCCATGGCCGAAATCGAGGCATGGGCCGGCCTGGAGCCGCTCGACGATGACACGGACGGGCTGGCTGACGACGCCGACTTGGACGAGGACCTGAACTTCGACCTGGGAGAGACGCTGTGA
- a CDS encoding RNA polymerase sigma factor codes for MSAGDTGGRVVAMPSRGARPGLERATDEELCRAFLEGEPAAFELLVKRHRSLVFSLVRRYVSRPEDAADLAQAAFLRALEASRRVFARFTPQGPAPFRAWLVRVALNLAKNHARQGQRWRPVLVEAGPEAVAVDPSESAQEVLERGERERQVRAAVLALPRRQREVLTLRIDGGLSFKDIAQTLRITENNAKVQFHHAVKRLKAQVGAPEETS; via the coding sequence GTGAGCGCGGGAGACACAGGCGGGCGGGTGGTGGCGATGCCCTCGCGCGGCGCCCGGCCGGGACTGGAGCGCGCCACGGACGAGGAGCTGTGTCGCGCCTTCCTGGAGGGCGAGCCTGCGGCCTTCGAGCTGCTGGTGAAGCGGCACCGCTCGCTCGTCTTCTCGCTGGTGCGGCGCTACGTGTCGCGCCCCGAGGACGCGGCGGACCTGGCGCAGGCGGCCTTCCTGCGAGCGCTGGAGGCCTCGCGCCGCGTCTTCGCGCGCTTCACGCCCCAGGGCCCCGCGCCCTTCCGCGCATGGCTGGTGCGCGTGGCGCTCAACCTGGCGAAGAACCACGCGCGCCAGGGGCAGCGGTGGCGGCCGGTGCTGGTGGAGGCGGGGCCGGAGGCGGTGGCGGTGGACCCCTCGGAGTCCGCGCAGGAGGTCCTGGAGCGCGGCGAGCGCGAACGCCAGGTACGCGCCGCGGTGCTCGCCCTGCCCCGCCGCCAGCGCGAGGTGCTGACGTTGCGCATCGACGGAGGCCTGTCGTTCAAGGACATCGCCCAGACGCTGCGAATCACCGAGAACAACGCGAAGGTGCAGTTCCACCACGCGGTGAAACGATTGAAGGCGCAGGTGGGCGCGCCAGAGGAGACGAGCTGA